A genomic window from Brachyspira sp. SAP_772 includes:
- the carB gene encoding carbamoyl-phosphate synthase large subunit, giving the protein MPKRTDIKKILVIGSGPIIIGQAAEFDYAGTQACQSLKEEGYEVILINSNPATIMTDAAVADKVYIEPINLDFAKRIIYKERPDAILGSLGGQTGLNLVVELAESGILDEYNVEVLGTDLNAINCAEDRELFKKLMNDINEPVPESVIVHSVEEAIEFANKIGYHLVVRPAYTLGGTGGGFARNEKELIEICETGLKISPVHECLVEKSIAGYKEIEYEVMRDNNDNAIVVCNMENVDPVGIHTGDSIVVAPCQTLSDRENQMLRNVSLKIIRALKICGGCNVQLALDPHSFKYYIIEVNPRVSRSSALASKATGYPIAKISAKIAVGMTLDEILNPITKKSFACFEPSIDYIVTKFPRLPFDKFPNADRQLGTQMKATGEVMSIGRNFEESFLKAVRSLEIKCDHIIHKDVSEYTTKKLWERIELRDDLRIFIIAELLRRKEDIKDIIDITHIDKFFLDKIKNIIELENKLSKNKMDIEVLRECKERGFSDSYIAKVWNVEEIDIYKLRHENGIVPVYKMVDTCAGEFESETPYFYSTYEKENESIKSDKESIIVLGSGPIRIGQGVEFDYSTVHSVMTIREAGYEAIVINNNPETVSTDFSISDKLYFEPLTIEDVMHIVKLEKPKGVIVQFGGQTAINLAEKLVMHGVNILGTSLENINRAEDRHEFEEMLKTLNIPQPKGQTAITVDEALVIAKKIGYPVLVRPSYVLGGRAMEIVYNDAALKIYMETAVKEVSNKAPILIDKYIVGKEIETDAIADSEHNVFIPGIMEHIERAGIHSGDSISVYPAQTISKKVKDSIIDYTKRIGEGFNFIGLYNIQFIVDRDDNVYVLEVNPRSSRTVPFLSKITNVPMANIATMCILGKSLKEQGYNDLYKKESNKVFVKAPVFSFAKLRKVDTVLGPEMKSTGEALGFDINFEKALYKALIASGIKIPLQGNVLLTIADNDKSEIIDMAKRFSNIGYGIYATKGTASFLRKEGLYIKEVSKIHETGFQNIIDTIRLGKVDYVINTIETNSKTHSDSLELRRASAENNISCITSLDTAYALLRVIESMNFSIMPIA; this is encoded by the coding sequence ATGCCTAAAAGAACAGATATAAAAAAAATATTAGTAATAGGTTCAGGACCAATAATTATAGGACAGGCTGCTGAGTTTGACTATGCGGGTACACAGGCTTGTCAGTCTTTAAAAGAGGAAGGATATGAAGTTATACTTATCAATTCAAACCCTGCTACAATAATGACTGATGCGGCTGTGGCTGATAAAGTTTATATAGAGCCTATTAATTTGGACTTTGCTAAGAGGATAATTTATAAAGAGAGGCCTGATGCTATATTAGGTTCTTTGGGCGGGCAAACAGGTTTGAATCTAGTTGTTGAACTTGCTGAAAGCGGAATATTAGATGAATATAATGTTGAAGTATTAGGAACAGATTTGAATGCTATTAACTGTGCTGAAGACAGAGAGCTTTTTAAGAAGCTTATGAATGACATAAATGAGCCAGTGCCTGAAAGTGTGATTGTACATAGTGTTGAAGAGGCAATAGAGTTTGCAAACAAAATAGGATATCACTTGGTGGTGCGTCCTGCATATACACTTGGAGGAACTGGGGGCGGATTTGCACGCAATGAAAAAGAATTAATTGAGATATGTGAGACTGGTTTAAAAATAAGCCCTGTTCATGAATGTTTGGTTGAAAAGAGCATTGCGGGGTATAAAGAAATAGAATATGAGGTTATGCGTGATAATAATGACAATGCAATAGTTGTATGTAATATGGAAAATGTTGACCCTGTTGGAATACATACGGGAGACAGTATAGTAGTTGCTCCTTGTCAAACATTAAGCGACAGAGAAAATCAAATGCTTAGAAATGTGAGCCTTAAGATAATAAGAGCTTTAAAAATATGCGGCGGATGTAATGTGCAGCTTGCATTAGACCCTCACAGTTTTAAGTATTATATAATAGAAGTTAATCCTAGGGTATCTCGTTCAAGTGCTTTGGCTAGTAAAGCTACAGGCTACCCTATCGCTAAAATAAGTGCAAAAATAGCAGTAGGCATGACTTTAGATGAAATACTTAACCCTATCACTAAAAAAAGTTTTGCCTGTTTTGAGCCTTCTATTGATTATATAGTTACAAAGTTCCCAAGACTCCCATTTGATAAATTCCCAAATGCCGACAGACAATTAGGCACACAGATGAAAGCTACAGGTGAAGTAATGAGCATAGGGCGTAATTTTGAAGAATCATTCTTAAAAGCTGTTCGCTCTCTTGAAATAAAATGCGACCATATAATTCATAAAGACGTTTCTGAATACACCACAAAAAAACTATGGGAGCGTATAGAGTTAAGAGATGATTTGAGAATATTTATTATAGCTGAACTTCTAAGACGAAAAGAAGATATAAAAGACATAATAGATATTACTCATATTGATAAATTCTTTTTAGATAAAATAAAAAATATAATAGAATTAGAAAATAAATTATCTAAAAACAAAATGGATATAGAAGTTTTAAGAGAATGCAAAGAAAGAGGTTTTTCAGACAGCTATATAGCTAAAGTTTGGAATGTTGAAGAGATTGATATATACAAATTAAGACATGAAAATGGTATTGTTCCAGTATACAAAATGGTTGATACTTGTGCAGGAGAGTTTGAAAGTGAAACACCTTATTTCTATTCTACTTATGAAAAAGAAAATGAATCTATTAAAAGTGACAAAGAAAGCATTATAGTTTTAGGTTCTGGACCTATAAGAATTGGTCAGGGAGTGGAGTTTGATTATTCTACTGTGCATTCTGTTATGACTATAAGGGAAGCAGGATATGAGGCTATAGTAATAAACAATAACCCTGAAACTGTATCAACAGACTTTTCAATATCTGACAAACTTTATTTTGAACCTCTAACCATAGAAGATGTTATGCATATTGTAAAGCTTGAAAAACCTAAAGGAGTTATTGTTCAATTTGGAGGTCAGACTGCCATCAATTTAGCTGAAAAACTTGTAATGCATGGGGTTAATATACTTGGTACTTCTTTAGAGAACATAAACAGAGCAGAAGACAGGCATGAGTTTGAAGAGATGCTAAAAACTCTAAACATACCTCAGCCTAAAGGGCAAACTGCTATAACTGTTGATGAGGCTTTAGTTATAGCGAAAAAAATAGGCTATCCTGTTTTGGTGCGTCCTAGTTATGTACTTGGAGGGCGTGCTATGGAGATAGTTTATAATGATGCTGCTTTAAAAATATATATGGAGACTGCTGTAAAAGAAGTTAGCAATAAAGCTCCTATATTAATTGATAAATATATTGTAGGTAAAGAAATAGAAACTGATGCCATTGCTGACAGTGAGCATAATGTATTTATACCCGGTATAATGGAGCATATAGAGAGAGCTGGTATTCACTCTGGGGACTCTATAAGCGTATATCCAGCACAAACTATTTCTAAAAAAGTGAAAGACAGTATTATTGATTATACCAAAAGAATAGGAGAAGGATTTAATTTTATAGGGCTTTACAATATACAATTTATAGTTGATAGAGATGATAATGTGTATGTTCTTGAGGTTAATCCTAGAAGCAGCCGAACAGTACCTTTCTTAAGCAAGATAACTAATGTTCCTATGGCTAATATTGCTACTATGTGTATACTTGGCAAATCATTAAAAGAGCAAGGGTATAATGATTTATATAAAAAAGAATCTAACAAAGTATTTGTTAAAGCTCCTGTATTTTCTTTTGCTAAATTAAGAAAAGTAGACACAGTACTTGGTCCAGAAATGAAAAGTACAGGCGAGGCATTAGGGTTTGATATTAACTTTGAAAAAGCACTTTATAAAGCATTGATTGCAAGCGGAATAAAAATACCTCTTCAAGGAAATGTGCTTCTTACAATAGCTGATAATGATAAATCTGAAATTATAGATATGGCAAAGAGATTTTCTAATATAGGATACGGAATATACGCTACAAAAGGAACTGCTAGTTTCTTAAGAAAAGAGGGGCTTTATATAAAAGAAGTTTCAAAGATTCATGAAACAGGATTTCAAAATATAATAGACACTATAAGACTTGGTAAAGTTGATTATGTTATTAACACAATAGAGAC